The following coding sequences lie in one Pelecanus crispus isolate bPelCri1 chromosome 9, bPelCri1.pri, whole genome shotgun sequence genomic window:
- the BCL6 gene encoding B-cell lymphoma 6 protein: MASPADSCIQFTRHASDVLLNLNRLRSRDILTDVVIIVNREQFRAHKTVLMACSGLFYSIFTDQLKCNLNVINLDPEINPEGFCILLDFMYTSRLNLRESNIMAVMATALYLQMEHVVDTCRRFVKSSEAEIVSAVKTPREEFLAGRMLSHPEVMAYRSRDVSENGMPLQNGSLCNGRAFAPGLINSLSGSPISYHGYSPLPLNSFLVDDELREMRMPLSELSRAGAFPKERILPCDSSRTIPTEYMRTITDISANMCHATIYAPKEGAAEEARSDMHYSVASGPKPVVPSIRNNPYFSCDKVAKEEERTSSEDEISQHFEPTNTPLDRKGLISPQSPQKSDCQPNSPTESSSSKNARISQSSSSLFTKSPTDPKACNWKKYKFIVLNSLNQSTKQDSADQNEMGTLSPRTYMPMSTCQQSMEPEHLNVQSPTKMSVNGEDSTIPQASRLNNIVNRSRDGSPRSSEGQSPLYMHSSKCSSCGCQSPQHAEMCLHTPGSNFGEEMGETQSEYSDSSCENGAFFCNECDCRFSEEASLKRHSLQVHSDKPYKCDRCQASFRYKGNLASHKTVHTGEKPYRCNICGAQFNRPANLKTHTRIHSGEKPYKCETCGARFVQVAHLRAHVLIHTGEKPYPCEICGTRFRHLQTLKSHLRIHTGEKPYHCEKCNLHFRHKSQLRLHLRQKHGAITNTKVQYRISASEVPPELPKAC; encoded by the exons ATGGCCTCGCCGGCAGACAGCTGCATCCAGTTTACCCGCCATGCGAGCGATGTCCTCCTCAATCTCAACCGCCTTAGAAGCCGGGATATCTTGACCGATGTCGTCATCATCGTGAACCGGGAGCAGTTCAGAGCCCACAAAACAGTCCTGATGGCCTGCAG TGGCCTCTTCTACAGCATCTTCACTGACCAGCTCAAGTGCAACTTGAATGTCATCAACCTGGACCCTGAAATTAACCCTGAGGGGTTTTGCATCCTCTTGGACTTCATGTATACGTCCCGCCTGAACTTGAGGGAGAGCAATATCATGGCCGTGATGGCCACAGCGCTGTACCTGCAGATGGAGCATGTGGTTGATACCTGCCGAAGGTTTGTCAAATCTAG TGAAGCAGAGATAGTGTCTGCTGTGAAGACCCCAAGGGAAGAGTTTTTGGCTGGACGGATGCTGAGCCACCCAGAGGTGATGGCTTATCGGAGCAGAGATGTCTCGGAGAATGGCATGCCTCTCCAAAATGGGTCCCTCTGCAATGGGAGGGCTTTTGCACCTGGCTTGATCAATAGTTTGTCTGGATCCCCCATTTCCTACCATGGATACAGCCCTCTCCCTCTAAACAGCTTCCTTGTGGATGATGAGTTGCGGGAGATGAGGATGCCTCTCTCCGAACTCTCAAGGGCAGGTGCCTTCCCCAAGGAGAGGATCCTGCCATGTGACAGCTCCAGGACAATCCCCACCGAGTACATGAGAACCATTACCGACATCTCGGCTAACATGTGCCACGCTACCATCTATGCTCCGAAAGAAGGTGCTGCTGAAGAAGCCAGGAGCGACATGCACTACAGCGTAGCCTCTGGCCCCAAACCTGTCGTCCCTTCAATCCGGAACAATCCCTATTTCTCTTGTGACAAAGTGGCCAAAGAGGAGGAGCGGACCTCTTCAGAGGATGAGATCAGCCAGCACTTTGAgcccaccaacacccccctggACCGCAAGGGACTCATCAGCCCTCAGAGCCCCCAGAAGTCAGACTGTCAGCCCAACTCGCCAACCGagtccagcagcagcaagaacgCCCGTATCAGTCAGAGCTCCAGCTCCCTCTTCACCAAGAGCCCCACAGACCCCAAAGCCTGCAACTGGAAGAAATACAAGTTCATTGTCCTCAACTCTCTCAATCAGAGCACCAAGCAAGACAGTGCTGACCAGAACGAGATGGGAACCCTCTCTCCTCGTACCTATATGCCCATGTCCACTTGCCAGCAGTCCATGGAGCCGGAGCATCTCAACGTGCAATCCCCCACCAAGATGAGCGTGAATGGAGAAGACTCTACTATCCCACAAGCGAGCAGACTCAACAATATTGTTAACAG GTCCCGGGATGGGTCCCCTCGGAGCAGCGAAGGGCAGTCTCCGCTGTACATGCATTCATCGAAGTGCAGCTCCTGCGGCTGCCAGTCCCCACAACATGCTGAGATGTGCCTTCATACCCCTGGCTCAAACTTTGGAGAGGAGATGGGGGAAACCCAGTCTGAATATTCTGACTCCAGCTGCG AGAACGGAGCCTTCTTCTGCAACGAGTGCGACTGCCGGTTCTCTGAGGAGGCCTCTCTCAAGAGACACTCTCTGCAAGTCCACAGTGACAAGCCCTACAAGTGTGACCGCTGCCAGGCCTCCTTCCGCTACAAGGGGAACCTTGCCAGCCACAAAACCGTCCACACAG gagagaagCCGTACCGCTGCAACATCTGTGGGGCACAGTTCAACCGGCCGGCTAACCTGAAAACCCACACGCGCATCCACTCTGGAGAGAAACCCTACAAATGCGAGACCTGTGGGGCCAGATTTGTCCAG GTGGCCCACCTCCGTGCTCACGTGCTCATTCACACTGGGGAGAAGCCGTACCCCTGTGAGATCTGCGGCACACGCTTCCGGCACCTGCAGACCCTCAAAAGCCACCTTCGAATCCACACAGGAGAGAAACCATATCAT TGTGAGAAGTGCAACCTGCATTTCCGCCACAAAAGCCAGCTGCGGCTTCACCTCCGGCAGAAGCACGGGGCCATCACCAACACCAAGGTGCAGTACCGCATCTCGGCGAGCGAGGTGCCTCCGGAGCTCCCCAAGGCCTGCTGA